In Trichoderma asperellum chromosome 1, complete sequence, a single window of DNA contains:
- a CDS encoding uncharacterized protein (TransMembrane:1 (i95-115o)~CAZy:GH5), translated as MAVGRILASALSGGNSSDSDSTSRAAKSERHVHWSQSVDEYQYASNADEHLPLYSLPESMGGSDGAGRTWASKQKKQKSRSRKLWRRSHRLRPRCTMAMLFMLIPIFFYLSILWIKEQDLDAKWRPDRDSLLFSRKPLPAPLERTWISSYKLPLRTQGRNIVDADDHRFKLSSINWYGASDELFVPGGLDVQHRSAIAETIKKLGFNSVRLPYADELVMKNPIIEPRLVLANPDLEGLHAMDVFEAVTTALTDAGLAVIINNHITRATWCCGADPCDAGWSNDHLGPLCRVKQTEEEWIQHWESVMERFVHNPLVIGADLRNEVRGLWGTMPWSKWAAAAEKCGNRLLKMKPDWLIVVEGTESANDVSGARERPVQLHVDNRLVYSAHGYKWSGWGSWQGRFAQRSYKSFVKTMRRNWAYLLEGDVAPVWFGELGAPNDPSVGDARYWKNLLKYLKSIDADFGYWALNPRKPKDHARESYSLMHDDWITPVLDYRMKDLLELMRQ; from the coding sequence ATGGCAGTCGGCCGGATTCTCGCATCTGCCCTCTCtggcggcaacagcagcgacagcgacaGCACCTCACGGGCTGCAAAATCTGAGCGGCATGTGCATTGGAGCCAATCCGTGGACGAGTACCAGTACGCTTCAAACGCGGATGAGCATCTGCCGCTGTATTCTCTGCCTGAGTCGATGGGAGGCTCCGACGGTGCTGGCCGGACGTGGGCGAGCAAGCAGAAAAAGCAGAAATCGCGATCTCGGAAGCTCTGGCGTCGGTCGCATCGGTTGCGGCCACGATGTACGATGGCAATGCTGTTCATGCTGATCCCCATTTTCTTCTACCTGTCGATTCTGTGGATCAAAGAGCAAGATTTGGATGCCAAGTGGAGGCCCGATCGCGACTCGCTTCTGTTCAGCAGGAAGCCCCTGCCTGCTCCCCTGGAGAGGACATGGATATCGAGCTATAAGCTGCCACTAAGAACGCAGGGGCGAAACATTGTCGACGCTGACGACCACCGATTCAAACTATCGTCGATCAACTGGTATGGCGCCAGCGACGAGCTTTTCGTCCCTGGAGGGCTCGATGTCCAGCACCGAAGCGCCATTGCCGAGACGATTAAGAAGCTGGGCTTCAACAGCGTAAGACTTCCCTATGCGGATGAGCTGGTTATGAAAAACCCCATCATCGAGCCGCGTTTGGTGCTTGCCAACCCGGATCTGGAAGGCCTCCACGCCATGGATGTGTTCGAAGCAGTGACAACCGCCCTGACGGATGCTGGCCTTGCTGTCATTATCAACAACCATATCACACGCGCCACGTGGTGCTGCGGGGCGGACCCTTGCGATGCTGGCTGGTCCAACGATCACCTTGGACCACTGTGCCGGGTCAAGCAGACGGAAGAGGAATGGATTCAGCATTGGGAGTCGGTCATGGAGCGTTTCGTGCACAACCCGTTGGTCATTGGGGCAGACCTCCGCAACGAGGTCCGGGGCCTCTGGGGAACAATGCCATGGTCCAAATGGGCGGCTGCGGCAGAGAAATGCGGCAAccggctgctgaagatgaagccgGATTGGCTCATCGTCGTCGAAGGCACCGAGTCCGCCAACGATGTTTCGGGCGCTAGAGAACGGCCGGTTCAGCTGCACGTCGATAACCGCCTCGTATACTCTGCCCATGGCTACAAGTGGTCTGGATGGGGAAGCTGGCAGGGCCGATTCGCCCAGCGAAGCTACAAGTCGTTTGTCAAGACGATGCGCCGCAACTGGGCATATCTCCTCGAGGGCGACGTTGCACCTGTCTGGTTTGGCGAACTGGGCGCACCCAACGATCCTTCTGTTGGGGATGCGCGCTACTGGAAGAACTTGCTAAAGTATCTCAAGTCCATCGACGCAGATTTTGGATATTGGGCTTTGAATCCGCGCAAACCCAAAGATCATGCGAGAGAATCTTATTCGCTGATGCACGATGACTGGATCACGCCAGTGCTGGATTATAGAATGAAGGACttgctggagctgatgaGGCAATGA
- the FYU1 gene encoding putative UTP--glucose-1-phosphate uridylyltransferase (BUSCO:EOG092D1O7A), translating into MSPNNDSKERELIDHAQAFENTSTNVAAAQMRNALTNLAETVEDPKEKKLFETEMDNFFALFRRYLNDKAKGNAVDWDRIAPPAQGQVVDYEDLANTESVQFLSKLAVLKLNGGLGTSMGCVGPKSVIEVRDGMSFLDLSVRQIEYLNRTYNVNVPFILMNSFNTNDDTAAIIKKYEGHNVDILTFNQSRYPRIYKDSLLPVPKSFNSSITEWYPPGHGDVFESLYNSGILEKLLERGIEIIFLSNVDNLGAVVDLRILQHMVETKAEYIMELTNKTKADVKGGTIIDYEGSVRLLEIAQVPKEHVNEFKSIKKFKYFNTNNIWLNLNAIKRVVENNELAMEIIPNGKTIPGDKKGESDISILQLETAVGAAIRHFNNAHGVNVPRRRFLPVKTCSDLMLVKSDLYTLKHGQLQMSAARFGDAPLIKLGSDFKKVSDFQKRIPSIPKVLELDHLTITGAVNLGRGVTLKGTVIIVATEGSTIDIPPGSILENVVVQGSLRLLEH; encoded by the exons ATGTCACCGAATAATGATTCCAAGGAGCGCGAGCTAATTGATCACGCCCAGGCCTTTGAGAACACCTCGACCAATGTCGCTGCCGCTCAGATGCGAAATGCCCTGACCAACCTCGCCGAGACCGTTGAGGAccccaaggagaagaag CTGTTCGAGACCGAGATGGACAacttctttgctctcttccgACGATACCTCaacgacaaggccaagggaaATGCCGT CGACTGGGACCGCATTGCCCCTCCCGCCCAGGGCCAGGTCGTCGACTACGAGGACCTCGCCAACACTGAGTCCGTTCAGTTCCTGAGCAAGCTCGCCGTCCTCAAGCTCAACGGAGGTCTCGGTACCTCTATGGGCTGCGTTGGACCCAAGTCCGTCATTGAGGTCCGTGACGGCATGTCCTTCCTCGACCTGTCTGTCCGCCAGATCGAGTACCTCAACCGCACATACAACGTCAACGTTCCCTTCATCCTGATGAACTCTTTCAACACCAACGATGATACCGCTGCCATCATCAAGAAGTACGAGGGCCACAACGTGGACATTCTCACCTTCAACCAGTCCCGATACCCCAGAATCTACAAGGACTCGCTGCTGCCTGTCCCCAAGTCCTTCAACTCATCCATCACCGAGTGGTACCCCCCTGGACACGGTGACGTTTTCGAGTCGCTGTACAACTCTGGCATTCTTgaaaagctgctggagcgtgGCATCGAGATCATCTTCCTGTCCAACGTCGACAACCTGGGTGCCGTTGTTGATCTCCGCATCCTCCAGCACATGGTTGAGACCAAGGCCGAGTACATCATGGAGTTGACCAACAAGACCAAGGCTGACGTCAAGGGTGGTACCATCATTGACTATGAGGGATCCGTCCGCCTGCTGGAAATCGCTCAGGTGCCCAAGGAGCACGTCAACGAGTTCAAGTCCATCAAGAAGTTCAAGTacttcaacaccaacaacatTTGGCTGAACCTCAACGCCATCAAGCGCGTGGTGGAGAACAACGAGTTGGCTATGGAGATTATCCCCAACGGCAAGACCATCCCTGGTGACAAGAAGGGCGAGTCAGACATTTCCATCCTCCAGCTCGAGACTGCTGTCGGTGCTGCCATCCGCCACTTCAACAACGCCCACGGTGTCAACGTTCCCCGTCGGCGATTCCTGCCCGTCAAGACCTGTTCCGACCTCATGTTGGTCAAGTCTGACCTGTACACCTTGAAGCACGGTCAGCTCCAGATGAGCGCCGCTCGTTTCGGCGATGCTCCTCTGATCAAGCTGGGCAGCGACTTTAAGAAGGTTTCAGACTTCCAGAAGCGCATCCCCTCCATCCCTAAGGTGTTGGAGCTTGACCACCTCACCATCACCGGTGCCGTTAACCTGGGCCGTGGTGTGACACTCAAGGGCACAGTCATTATTGTTGCGACTGAGGGAAGCACCATTGACATTCCTCCCGGGTCGATCCTCGAGAACGTTGTCGTGCAGGGTAGCTTGCGTCTGTTGGAGCACTAA
- a CDS encoding uncharacterized protein (EggNog:ENOG41~TransMembrane:7 (o61-83i92-110o130-154i175-197o217-240i286-308o352-372i)), translating into MTNITGINLCPAPFIDASLFGTGGYIDGRLCQAISGSIDCCLPCPMTNWVYPDSFSTIGTVANWIATVSVICCVFLLLSWAVLPVDKTNRHYLSICFTLGILIMNMGFVIPLAAEPDQCFDTITPNDMHTLSVCGASGAMLMFGGWCAVMWAFLRSLSLHLQICWQVLVGRNFMVFAQAAGWGIPIIGLVLALVFSGVSFRFGATCHINHKNSLADFWIPLLIFASITVVTTFTTFGYCIKVYLASLNDNAASTEGSSLPAYSNSVITMSPRQAYRRVKRVIALQWRGIAIVLIIIADVIFFSVVFVFQDNIVQSIANDPHVAQNWIVCLIGAQGDKTKCLNQAGSLVVSEATVSAVLVLLSLNGIWILFLLGRWTMVTGWIDLVKSPFNSGKKEFVSVDARYDGKNDIRSYEMLSRDTSAVVTPLSPVKSSATPSAPDYFGETARYNAPARSYSNPRPPQGSTPEWNAQQTYAPPQSREPMNPLAMNRI; encoded by the exons ATGACCAACATTACAGGGATCAATCTTTGCCCGGCACCATTCATCGATGCGAGCCTTTTTGGTACTGGAGGCT ACATCGACGGCCGATTATGCCAGGCGATTTCGGGCTCGATTGACTGCTGTCTGCCATGTCCCATGACAAATTGGGTATATCCAGACAGTTTCTCCACCATAGGAACCGTGGCCAACTGGATCGCGACCGTCAGCGTCATCTGCTGCGTTTTCCTGCTGCTATCATGGGCAGTGCTGCCTGTGGACAAGACCAACCGTCACTACTTGAGCATCTGTTTCACATTGGGTATCTTGATCATGAAT ATGGGCTTCGTCATTCCGCTCGCAGCTGAGCCGGACCAATGCTTTGATACCATCACTCCAAATGACATGCATACCTTGAGCGTCTGTGGAGCGTCGGGCGCCATGCTGATGTTCGGAGGCTGGTGCGCTGTGATGTGGGCGTTCCTTCGCTCCTTGTCTCTTCACCTGCAGATCTGCTGGCAAGTTCTCGTGGGCCGCAACTTTATGGTTTTTGCCCAGGCCGCTGGATGGGGTATCCCTATCATCGGCCTTGTTCTCGCTCTGGTTTTCAGTGGCGTCTCCTTCCGGTTTGGCGCAACGTGCCATATTAACCACAAGAACAGCTTGGCAGACTTTTGGATCCCACTTCTCATCTTTGCCAGTATCACGGTTGTCACGACATTCACGACATTTGGTTACTGCATCAAAGTTTACCTGGCCTCTCTGAACGACAACGCCGCATCGACCGAAGGATCTAGCCTTCCAGCTTACTCAAACAGCGTTATCACCATGTCCCCGCGCCAGGCCTATCGCCGTGTCAAGCGAGTCATTGCTCTTCAATGGCGAGGCATTGCTATTGTCCTTATCATTATTGCCGATGTCATCTTTTTCTCTGTTGTCTTTGTCTTCCAGGATAACATCGTTCAATCTATTGCCAATGATCCCCATGTGGCCCAGAACTGGATCGTGTGCCTCATCGGAGCACAGGGTGACAAGACGAAGTGTCTCAACCAAGCTGGCTCCTTAGTCGTCAGCGAAGCGACAGTCTCTGCCGTGCTTGTACTACTTTCT CTGAATGGAATCTGGATCCTGTTTTTGCTTGGTCGGTGGACCATGGTTACCGGCTGGATTGATTTGGTAAAGTCTCCTTTCAACAGTGGAAAGAAGGAATTTGTATCGGTGGATGCCCGATATGATGGCAAGAATGATATACGTTCGTACGAGATGCTCTCCAGAGATACGAGCGCCGTGGTAACACCACTTTCTCCAGTGAAATCCTCAGCGACCCCTAGCGCCCCCGACTATTTCGGCGAAACAGCTAGGTATAACGCACCGGCACGATCCTACTCGAACCCGCGACCACCGCAAGGCTCCACGCCAGAATGGAATGCGCAGCAAACTTACGCACCGCCGCAATCCCGCGAGCCGATGAACCCATTGGCCATGAACCGCATATAA
- the SOR7 gene encoding Short chain dehydrogenase sor7 (EggNog:ENOG41), producing MGQPHIPPTPSEANLSGKTVIITGGNAGLGYESAKQFLTLGADRVILACRSIPKGEEAAASLRADPAVKKSNPNASIKVFELDLDDYQSGLRFANKVKDEVKELDILLNNGGQVALGYEKSKSNHEQNMQVNCYTHLLISLELFPLLRSTAAIRGLPTRITFTGSATQIKQNTLSKKPISPGSTILGHFDDESNFNKYFRYADTKTVVNAYVRRLAALAPSEVIANNPCPGLVQTGIDKNLPFYLRAPMALIRRSTGRTVEEGARTLIYASVVAGPDTNGKFLQHNKVDPGAAFLNGPEGEEFVNKLWKESVQDIAAIDPSLSSYA from the exons ATGGGTCAACCACATATTCCTCCGACGCCCAGTGAGGCCAATCTCAGCGGCAAGACCGTCATTATAACGGGCGGCAATGCTGGTTTGGGGTATGAATCAGCAAAGCAGTTCCTTACGCTGGGTGCAGATCGTGTCATTCTTGCTTGTCGCTCTATTCCCAAGGGTGAggaagctgctgcctctcTTCGTGCAGATCCTGCTGTCAAGAAGTCGAATCCCAACGCCTCAATCAAAGTATTTGAGCTCGACCTTGATGATTACCAATCCGGGCTTCGTTTTGCCAATAAGGTGAAAGATGAGGTCAAAGAGCTCGATATCCTTCTAAACAATGGCGGGCAAGTTGCTTTGGGCTAcgagaaaagcaaaagcaaccACGAGCAAAATATGCAag TAAATTGCTACACTCACCTCCTCATCTCCCTTGAGTTATTTCCGCTCCTACGCTCTACTGCTGCGATCAGGGGGTTACCGACACGCATTACATTCACGGGTTCTGCAACTCAGATTAAGCAAAATACTTTGTCCAAGAAACCTATCTCACCTGGCAGCACGATTCTCGGCCATTTTGACGACGAATCCAACTTCAACAAATACTTTCGATACGCTGATACCAAAACTGTTGTCAACGCTTACGTCCGGCGTTTGGCTGCCTTGGCGCCCTCCGAAGTCATTGCCAACAACCCCTGCCCTGGGCTTGTGCAAACGGGCATAGACAAGAACCTGCCTTTCTATCTTAGAGCTCCCATGGCACTTATCCGTAGGTCTACGGGCCGCACGGTAGAGGAAGGTGCTCGGACACTGATCTATGCCTCTGTCGTTGCGGGACCAGATACCAATGGCAAATTTCTGCAGCATAACAAGGTCGATCC AGGTGCTGCCTTTCTTAATGGAcctgaaggagaagaatttGTTAATAAACTCTGGAAAGAGAGTGTGCAAGACATTGCCGCTATAGATCCCAGTCTGAGTTCTTATGCTTAA
- a CDS encoding uncharacterized protein (EggNog:ENOG41~TransMembrane:1 (n4-12c17/18o215-232i)), with the protein MKYSVAAVSALAATALAKPSFTNVSFQVEVGQPFTLTFAGCSSGCTIELQTGASNNLKDVKTLATGVTGTSATVTLDKIPSGTYNFKITDASGESNYSAQFPVQGDVAASASASSETSAKETNTATEAPTSTAASSSAEKSTTLVKSTTAHTTAASNSTTASPSSHSSTAKHNSTSAAITTGPATTTSAAETTAAKTSSKPAVTTVPPGSAAGRLSSPIALVAGVALAIAFLS; encoded by the exons ATGAAGTACTCTGTCGCTGCTGTCTCGGCCCTTGCTGCCACTGCTCTGGCCAAGCCCTCTTTCACCAACGTTTCTTTCCAGGTTGAGGTTGGCCAGCCCTTCACCCTCACCTTCGCCggctgctcttctggctGCACCATTGAGCTGCAGACTGGTGCTAGCAACAACCTGAAGGACGTCAAGACCCTTGCCA CTGGTGTTACCGGTACTTCCGCCACCGTGACTCTGGACAAGATCCCCTCTGGCACCTACAACTTCAAGATCACCGACGCCAGCGGCGAGAGCAACTACAGCGCCCAGTTCCCTGTCCAGGGTGACGTTGCTGCCAGTGCCAGCGCCTCATCCGAGACCAGCGCCAAGGAGACCAACACGGCTACCGAGGCTCCCACTTCTAccgctgcttcttcctccgCTGAGAAGTCCACCACTCTCGTCAAGTCGACCACTGCCCACACCACCGCGGCCTCAAACAGCACCACTGCTTCCCCCAGCAGCCACTCTTCCACTGCCAAGCACAACTCCACCAGCGCTGCCATCACAACTGGCCCCGCTACCACCACCTCTG CCGCTGAGACCACCGCTGCCAAGACTTCCTCAAAACCCGCCGTTACCACTGTCCCTCCCGGAAGCGCCGCTGGccgtctttcttctcccatcgCTCTCGTGGCCGGCGTTGCCCTGGCCATTGCCTTCCTCTCTTAA
- a CDS encoding uncharacterized protein (EggNog:ENOG41) has protein sequence MADLEPNWRVRFLAGQPPAKVRVRNLQTSIEGPSDAWNRKGKQQPLSVSASVMLKEAFDASSSADKVAGDTVHYGLLSKAILASLEGKGPQHPAKEKSADAASTSRFSSLRDVVNTIWEDLTNQDANGKTKVVDEEEEEEEQLVKSFLKASTIRCFELTAHLPKASLLGSGVSLTRIALFGRDGESRPQPRGMSLKIHDLRVPTLIGVNGNERKAKQVVVATIEIDKFNIDEDVFTMIEAETVEVMSQSSFETLEALANTLAFRLASYLHSSQAGSMNRKGWPIKIALEKPIAVVLADAACVQLSVISSEVLGGIQ, from the exons ATGGCAGATTTGGAGCCCAACTGGCGAGTCCGCTTTCTAGCCGGCCAGCCTCCTGCGAAGGTCAGGGTGCGAAATCTGCAGACGTCGATTGAAGGGCCATCCGATGCCTGGAATAGGAAAggaaagcagcagccgctgtcTGTGTCCGCCTCTGTCATGCTCAAAGAGGCATTTGACGCATCTTCATCCGCCGACAAGGTGGCGGGTGATACCGTGCATTATGGACTGCTCAGCAAGGCAATATTGGCCTCGTTGGAGGGCAAGGGACCACAGCATCCGGCCAAGGAGAAATCTGCAGATGCGGCTAGCACAAGTCGATTTTCAAGCTTACGAGACGTTGTGAATACAATCTGGGAAGATCTTACCAACCAAGATGCCAATGGAAAAACCAAGGTtgtcgatgaagaagaagaagaagaagagcagctaGTGAAGTCGTTCTTGAAGGCCTCAACTATTCGATGTTTCGAACTTACTGCCCACCTCCCCAAAGCTTCGCTGCTAGGAAGTGGCGTGAGTCTCACCAGAATAGCCCTCTTTGGGCGTGATGGCGAGTCAAGACCTCAGCCAAGGGGCATGAGCCTCAAGATCCACGACCTTAGGGTTCCTACTCTCATCGGCGTCAACGGCAACGAGAGGAAGGCGAAGCAGGTGGTTGTTGCAACCATTGAAATTGACAAATTTAATATTGATGAGGATGTTTTCACAATGATAGAAGCGGAGACAGTCGAG GTCATGAGCCAATCGTCGTTTGAGACCCTAGAGGCGCTGGCCAACACTCTAGCTTTCCGGCTTGCCAGCTACCTGCACTCATCCCAAGCCGGGTCGATGAACAGAAAGGGATGGCCAATTAAGATTGCACTGGAGAAGCCAATTGCCGTTGTCCTCGCGGATGCCGCATGCGTGCAGTTGAGTGTCATCTCATCCGAAGTACTTGGCGGGATACAATAA
- a CDS encoding uncharacterized protein (EggNog:ENOG41), producing the protein MCLISTPSNTPYIIMVSIKNAVLLSISALAQIGSSSPTGQAEPPIPELARRAPNTIWIWAGPNYTGPNQSITYNSVNECHAINWDTIGSIWLPDNVVCTFTVKPGDCQDDVGNFRSQTIFPSGLADIRQWYEPRKADFSAYWFHNARSIQCGGANF; encoded by the exons ATGTGCTTGATCTCCACCCCTA GTAATACACCATATATAATCATGGTTAGCATCAAGAACGCCGTGTTGCTCTCTATCTCTGCTCTTGCTCagattggcagcagctctccCACAGGCCAGGCTGAGCCCCCCATCCCAGAG CTTGCTCGTCGTGCGCCCAACACTATTTGGATCTGGGCCGGCCC aaattatactgGTCCAAACCAAAGCATCACTTACAACTCTGTAAATGAATGCCATGCAATTAACTGGGATACCATTGGATCTATCTGGTTGCCCGATA ACGTTGTCTGCACATTCACAGTAAAGCCTGGTGACTGCCAAGACGATGTTGGCAACTTCCGATCACAAACAATATTCCCTTCAGGCCTAGCAGATATCCGCCAGTGGTACGAGCCAAGGAAAGCTGATTTCTCAGCTTACTGGTTCCATAATGCCCGGTCAATTCAATGTGGCGGAGCGAATTTTTAA
- a CDS encoding uncharacterized protein (EggNog:ENOG41), translated as MGSLSVTISLPFWHINVPEPERTPHCPPFLLGLNPKDLRTVSTPDSEYRTQTWEEVCYLIRTNNLERFQRIPSNLRRYKAFTYRLGKLYGSIANFVLSERLRWELPVVPRGAPFQYEDDYKILHNDWPYGLDPRIVHLVVWTKFELKAVSATGDLTEKARREIDDFVTRTFRSRMPSNQVSL; from the coding sequence ATGGGTTCTTTGAGTGTCACCATCAGCCTCCCATTCTGGCACATCAACGTCCCCGAACCGGAGCGGACGCCTCACTGTCCTCccttcctccttggcctcaaCCCGAAAGATCTCCGGACGGTGTCAACTCCAGACTCAGAGTATCGCACTCAGACATGGGAGGAAGTGTGCTACCTCATCAGGACAAACAACCTGGAGCGTTTCCAGCGCATCCCTTCCAACCTGCGGCGCTACAAGGCCTTTACCTACCGCCTGGGCAAGCTCTACGGCAGCATCGCCAACTTTGTCCTGAGTGAGCGTCTGCGCTGGGAACTGCCCGTCGTGCCTCGCGGCGCTCCGTTCCAGTACGAAGACGATTACAAGATCCTTCACAACGACTGGCCCTATGGGCTTGATCCTAGAATCGTGCACTTGGTGGTCTGGACCAAGTTTGAGCTCAAGGCAGTCTCTGCCACTGGCGACCTGACGGAGAAGGCGAGGAGGGAGATCGACGACTTTGTGACCAGGACATTCCGGTCTCGAATGCCTTCAAACCAGGTGAGTTTGTGA
- a CDS encoding uncharacterized protein (TransMembrane:1 (o12-30i)), with the protein MGRHGLLEYQVYLLICYTGVTLILRTAFSAEDYMASLFKIAQPSPGVIRRPPCLFASFNDKFTHPWPLTNTATTYMRNSRSQPQYAGL; encoded by the exons ATGGGCAGACATGGCCTGCTAGAGTACCAGGTCTATTTGCTGATTTGCTATACTGGTGTCACTCTCATTCTGCGCACTGCGTTTTCAGCTGAGGATTACATGGCCAGTCTCTTTAAGATTGCGCAACCATCACCGGGAGTCATCAGGCGCCCGCCCTGCTTGTTCGCCTCTTTTAACGACAAATTCACACACCCCTGGCCATTGACCAACACTGCCACTACATACA TGAGGAACAGTCGCTCTCAGCCGCAGTACGCTGGCCTGTGA
- a CDS encoding uncharacterized protein (BUSCO:EOG092D3EJG): MSSSEAITSISLQSLPKLSQGKVRDLFDLDANTLLFTATDRISAYDVVLANGVPQKGLILTQISAHWFSVLEQKVPGLKHHLLSLSAPASAPLTPEERSLLRGRTMTCRKLKVFPIEAIVRGYITGSAWSEYVAHGTVHGIPQPAGLEKCGAFPNGPIYTPSTKAPAGEKDENISPEQAVKIVGEKYAARIAELSLSVYSAAAAYARERGIIVADTKFEFALDEATDEVVLVDEVLTPDSSRFWNAAEWKAGVEAPSYDKQYVRDYLTSNGLKGKPDVELPEAVVKETAAKYQDVFEKLTGKTLDQALAALDN, encoded by the exons ATGTCATCGTCCGAAGCAATCACCTCCATCTCCCTCCAATCCCTCCCCAAGCTCTCCCAGGGCAAGGTCCGCGACCTCTTCGACCTCGACGCCAACACACTCCTCTTCACGGCCACCGACCGCATCTCGGCCTACGATGTCGTCCTCGCCAATGGCGTGCCCCAGAAGGGCCTCATCCTCACCCAGATCTCGGCCCATTGGTTCTCCGTGCTCGAGCAGAAGGTGCCCGGCCTGAAACACCACCTGCTATCCCTGTCGGCCCCGGCCTCAGCTCCCTTGACGCCCGAGGAACGCAGCCTGCTGCGTGGGCGAACCATGACCTGCCGCAAGCTGAAGGTGTTTCCCATT GAAGCTATTGTGAGAGGCTACATCACCGGCAGCGCATGGAGCGAGTA CGTTGCCCACGGCACCGTCCATGGTATCCCCCAGCCTGCTGGGCTAGAGAAATGCGGCGCGTTCCCGAACGGACCTATC TACACTCCTTCCACCAAGGCCCCCGCCGGAGAGAAGGACGAGAACATCTCCCCCGAGCAGGCCGTCAAGATCGTCGGCGAGAAGTACGCGGCTCGCATCGCAGAGCTGAGTCTGTCGGTGtacagcgccgccgccgcctatGCCCGTGAACGCGGCATCATTGTGGCCGATACCAAGTT CGAGTTCGCCCTTGACGAGGCAACCGATGAGGTCGTCCTG GTTGATGAAGTTTTGACCCC TGACAGCTCAAGATTCTGGAATGCCGCCGAGTGGAAAGCCGGCGTCGAAGCCCCGTCATACGACAAGCAGTATGTTCGGGACTATCTCACCAGCAATGGCCTCAAGGGCAAGCCTGAT GTCGAGCTTCCCGAAGCCGTTGTCAAAGAGACTGCAGCGAAGTACCAGGACGTGTTTGAGAA ACTAACAGGCAAGACGCTGGACCAAGCTCTGGCCGCTTTGGACAACTGA